One stretch of Eggerthella lenta DSM 2243 DNA includes these proteins:
- a CDS encoding transketolase family protein, with the protein MVKLANEEQSQVKRATRAAYGATLAELANEGLPVVAVDADLTGSTTTKKLADAGFADRLFNCGIAEQNMVDVAAGLAATGHIAYTGSFAVFGTGRAYDQIRNTVCYSNLDVKIAPTHAGISVGPDGGSHQMLEDVSLMRGLPNMRVLVPADYAAARAAIRLAAETPGPVYVRMGRASVPAVYADGVELELGRAYVLREGSDATIVACGVEVEQALKAAQMLAAEGVEVEVIDAFSVKPLDEDTVLASVGKTGRAVVAEEHSVYGGLGSAVAETLARSNPAPVEFVGMRDQFGKSGEFEELLDYFDLGSRAIVEAVKKVMAR; encoded by the coding sequence GTGGTTAAGCTGGCGAACGAAGAGCAGTCCCAGGTCAAACGTGCCACGCGCGCCGCATACGGCGCCACGTTGGCCGAGCTGGCGAACGAGGGTTTGCCTGTGGTGGCCGTGGACGCCGATCTGACGGGCTCCACCACCACGAAGAAGCTGGCCGACGCGGGCTTCGCCGACCGTCTGTTCAACTGCGGCATCGCCGAGCAGAACATGGTGGATGTGGCCGCCGGCCTCGCGGCCACCGGCCATATCGCCTACACCGGCTCGTTCGCCGTGTTCGGAACGGGTCGCGCCTACGACCAGATCCGCAACACCGTGTGCTACAGCAACCTCGACGTGAAGATCGCCCCCACGCACGCCGGCATCTCCGTCGGCCCCGACGGCGGCAGCCATCAGATGCTCGAGGACGTTTCGCTCATGCGCGGGCTTCCGAACATGCGCGTGCTCGTGCCGGCGGACTACGCCGCGGCTCGCGCGGCCATCCGACTGGCTGCTGAAACGCCAGGCCCTGTGTACGTGCGCATGGGCCGCGCATCGGTGCCGGCCGTCTATGCCGACGGGGTGGAGCTGGAGCTCGGGCGCGCCTACGTGCTGCGCGAAGGCTCGGACGCCACCATCGTCGCCTGCGGCGTCGAGGTGGAGCAGGCGCTGAAGGCTGCCCAGATGCTGGCCGCCGAGGGCGTCGAGGTCGAGGTCATCGACGCGTTCAGCGTGAAGCCCCTCGACGAGGACACCGTTCTCGCGTCGGTGGGGAAGACGGGGCGCGCCGTGGTCGCCGAGGAGCACAGCGTGTACGGCGGCCTCGGGTCGGCCGTGGCCGAGACGCTCGCGCGCTCGAATCCGGCTCCGGTCGAGTTCGTGGGCATGCGCGACCAGTTCGGCAAATCGGGCGAATTCGAGGAGCTGCTCGACTACTTCGACCTGGGTTCCAGGGCGATTGTCGAAGCTGTGAAGAAGGTCATGGCCCGATAG
- a CDS encoding transketolase, which translates to MTELERRANEMRSDIVRMIAEAGSGHPGGSLSCADILAALYFGGVLDHDPERPDWEERDRFILAKGHAAPALYAVLAQAGYFPREELLTLRKLGTRLQGHPDSNLVPGVEVSTGSLGQGLSVAAGAAAGLKLDGKPQSVFALLGDGECQEGQVWEAAMFAAHRNLDNLVAVVDRNCLQIDGDTADVCDPGDLAAKFQAFGWDAREVDGHDMAALVEALAAAKADRAGKPHALIARTVKGKGVSFMENQAGWHGKAPNAEQMETALAELAAPSGEESSRG; encoded by the coding sequence ATGACCGAACTTGAACGACGGGCGAACGAGATGCGCTCCGACATCGTGCGCATGATCGCGGAGGCGGGCAGCGGGCATCCCGGCGGGTCGCTGTCGTGCGCCGACATCCTTGCGGCGCTGTACTTCGGCGGAGTGCTCGATCATGATCCCGAGCGACCCGATTGGGAAGAGCGCGACCGCTTCATCCTGGCGAAGGGCCATGCGGCTCCGGCTTTGTACGCCGTGCTCGCCCAGGCGGGCTACTTCCCCCGCGAGGAGCTGCTCACGCTGCGCAAGCTGGGCACGCGACTGCAGGGCCATCCCGACTCGAACCTCGTGCCGGGCGTCGAGGTGTCCACGGGCTCGCTCGGCCAGGGCCTGTCCGTCGCGGCGGGCGCCGCGGCCGGTCTCAAGCTGGACGGCAAGCCGCAGAGCGTGTTCGCCTTGCTCGGCGACGGCGAATGCCAGGAAGGGCAGGTATGGGAGGCTGCCATGTTCGCGGCGCATCGCAACCTCGACAACCTGGTGGCCGTCGTGGACCGCAACTGCCTGCAGATCGACGGCGACACGGCCGATGTGTGCGATCCGGGCGATCTCGCAGCGAAGTTCCAGGCCTTCGGCTGGGATGCGCGCGAAGTGGACGGCCACGACATGGCCGCGCTCGTGGAGGCGCTCGCTGCGGCGAAGGCCGATCGCGCGGGCAAGCCCCATGCGCTGATCGCGCGCACGGTGAAGGGCAAGGGCGTGTCGTTCATGGAGAACCAGGCGGGTTGGCACGGCAAGGCGCCGAACGCCGAGCAGATGGAGACCGCGCTGGCCGAGCTGGCGGCGCCGAGCGGAGAGGAGTCCAGCCGTGGTTAA
- the prfB gene encoding peptide chain release factor 2, with the protein MADRDEKDLEKVAQRVEAAHGYLHIDERAAELAKLDEEIAQPGFWDDASHAQSVSKQASVLRDTIAEYDEAAALLDDARAAFDLASEDELFAEEASAALDKLDELLDALEISSWFSERFDGGDAILTVNPGSGGLEAQDWTDMLYRMYVRYAEKKDWKVTVLDVVPGEGIGLDKATIQIEGRNAFGMLKSESGVHRLVRISPTDDKKRRHTTFAGVEVLPVLPDDIEVDLNPADVRVDVYRSSGPGGQCVNTTDSAVRLTHIPTNIVVTCQNEKSQLQNKEAAFRVLKAKLYEREEQKRQEELAELRGDRMDNTFGSQIRNYVLYPYQMVKDVRSGIETGNVDAVLDGELDEFVIGYHRWRVSQ; encoded by the coding sequence ATGGCTGATAGAGACGAAAAAGACTTGGAGAAGGTAGCCCAGCGCGTCGAGGCGGCGCACGGCTACCTGCACATCGACGAGCGCGCGGCGGAGCTGGCGAAGCTCGACGAGGAGATCGCGCAGCCCGGCTTCTGGGACGACGCCTCGCATGCCCAGAGCGTGTCGAAGCAGGCCAGCGTGCTGCGCGACACCATCGCAGAGTACGACGAGGCCGCAGCGTTGTTGGACGATGCGCGCGCCGCGTTCGACTTGGCATCGGAGGACGAGCTGTTCGCCGAGGAGGCCTCCGCGGCTCTCGACAAGCTCGACGAGCTGCTGGACGCGCTCGAGATCAGCTCGTGGTTCTCGGAGCGCTTCGACGGCGGCGACGCCATCCTGACGGTGAACCCCGGCTCCGGCGGCCTCGAGGCCCAGGACTGGACCGACATGCTCTACCGCATGTACGTGCGCTACGCCGAGAAGAAGGACTGGAAGGTCACCGTGCTCGACGTGGTCCCGGGCGAGGGCATCGGGCTGGACAAGGCCACCATCCAGATCGAAGGACGCAACGCCTTCGGCATGCTGAAAAGCGAGAGCGGCGTGCACCGCCTCGTGCGCATCAGCCCCACCGACGACAAGAAGCGCCGTCACACCACGTTCGCGGGCGTGGAGGTGCTGCCGGTGCTGCCCGACGACATCGAGGTGGATCTCAACCCCGCCGACGTGCGCGTGGACGTGTACCGCTCCAGCGGCCCCGGCGGCCAGTGCGTCAACACCACCGACTCGGCCGTGCGCCTTACGCACATCCCCACGAACATCGTGGTGACGTGCCAGAACGAGAAGTCCCAGCTGCAGAACAAGGAAGCGGCGTTCCGCGTGCTCAAGGCGAAGCTCTACGAGCGCGAGGAGCAGAAGCGCCAAGAGGAGCTGGCCGAGCTGCGCGGCGACCGCATGGACAACACCTTCGGCAGCCAGATCCGCAACTACGTGCTGTACCCCTACCAGATGGTGAAGGACGTGCGCAGCGGCATCGAGACCGGCAACGTCGACGCCGTGCTGGATGGGGAGTTGGATGAGTTCGTAATAGGCTACCACCGTTGGCGAGTATCTCAATGA
- the secA gene encoding preprotein translocase subunit SecA yields MAGFLSKLLTLGEGKQLKHYEATAAKINGLESEMQARSDQELRALTAAFRERAQNGEDLKSLLPEAFAAVREASVRTLGLRHFDVQLIGGMALNDGQIAEMKTGEGKTLVSTLAGYLNALPGNNVHVVTVNDYLARRDSEWMGQVYRFLGMEVGLIQNGMRPDKKIPAYKADVTYGTNSEFGFDYLRDNMVTRAEARVQRGHHFAIVDEVDSILIDEARTPLIISGAGTQAAETYNKFARVMVGLVPEADFDMDEAKKTINATESGLEKIEAMLGIDDIYADPSGQLPNHLQQALKAQFLFHRDVDYVVVNGEVKIVDEFTGRIMEGRRYSEGLHQALEAKERVLVREENQTLATITLQNYFRLYEKLSGMTGTAMTEDAEFREIYKLPVVAIPPNRPVARKDEDDLIYRTVEAKFNAVADDVAERNKAGQPCLIGTVSIESSEKLSRLLDKRGIKHETLNAKNHEREAHIIAQAGRVGAVTIATNMAGRGTDILLGGNPDVLADDVLRERGLDPDAEPLTEDGEPNPALPTDEQRADALAEAKRVCAEEHDQVIAAGGLTVIGTERHESRRIDNQLRGRAGRQGDPGVTQFYLSLEDDLMRLFGGNRMDSIARMMEKTDMPEDMPIQAGMVSKAIEGAQRQVESMHFAARKNVLEYDDVMNLQRVAIYSERNAILDGKDMDERIPEIIGDAVEAVVAENCPAKVPSDDWDAKAVELWAANMTGRDDFSVAEVDHDDDPAVLSEALEAYLEDVFASKSEQLGEPVMKMLEGQVMLRMIDTRWMAHLQEMDYLKAGIGLRAFGQRDPLVEYKNEAYNAFQNLTAGMYEDYLRTLLRLQVAVKQEQPALAEDKSPLDGKVSYSSPEQALEQTGVGAARKQAAASPSGAPAAPPKPAAAKPQTYTKDKDDPFANVGRNEPCPCGSGLKYKKCHGRDQ; encoded by the coding sequence ATGGCAGGATTTCTTTCCAAGCTCCTGACGCTTGGCGAGGGCAAGCAGCTCAAGCACTACGAAGCCACCGCGGCCAAGATCAACGGCCTCGAATCCGAGATGCAGGCGCGCTCTGACCAGGAGCTTCGCGCGCTCACCGCCGCGTTCCGCGAACGCGCCCAGAACGGAGAGGATCTCAAGAGCCTTCTGCCCGAAGCGTTCGCCGCCGTGCGCGAGGCCTCGGTGCGCACGCTGGGGCTGCGTCACTTCGACGTGCAGCTCATCGGCGGCATGGCTTTGAACGACGGCCAGATCGCCGAGATGAAGACCGGCGAGGGCAAGACGCTCGTCTCCACGCTGGCCGGCTACCTGAACGCCCTGCCCGGCAACAACGTGCACGTGGTCACCGTCAACGACTACCTGGCCCGTCGCGACAGCGAGTGGATGGGGCAGGTGTACCGCTTCCTCGGCATGGAGGTGGGCCTCATCCAGAACGGCATGCGCCCCGACAAGAAGATACCCGCCTACAAGGCGGATGTCACTTACGGCACGAACAGCGAGTTCGGCTTCGACTACCTGCGCGACAACATGGTGACGCGCGCAGAGGCCCGCGTGCAGCGCGGCCACCACTTCGCCATCGTCGACGAGGTGGACTCCATCCTCATCGACGAAGCCCGCACGCCGCTCATCATCTCGGGAGCGGGCACGCAGGCGGCCGAGACGTACAATAAGTTCGCGCGCGTCATGGTCGGCCTCGTGCCCGAGGCCGACTTCGACATGGACGAGGCGAAGAAGACCATCAACGCCACCGAGAGCGGCCTGGAGAAGATCGAGGCCATGCTCGGCATCGACGACATCTACGCCGACCCGTCCGGCCAGCTGCCGAACCACTTGCAGCAGGCGCTCAAGGCCCAGTTCCTGTTCCACCGCGACGTGGACTACGTCGTGGTGAACGGCGAGGTGAAGATCGTCGACGAGTTCACCGGCCGCATCATGGAAGGCCGCCGCTACTCCGAGGGCCTGCACCAGGCGCTCGAGGCGAAAGAGCGCGTGCTCGTGCGCGAGGAGAACCAGACGCTGGCCACCATCACGCTGCAGAACTACTTCCGCCTGTACGAGAAGCTCTCCGGCATGACCGGCACGGCCATGACCGAGGACGCCGAGTTCCGCGAGATCTACAAGCTGCCGGTCGTGGCCATCCCGCCGAACCGCCCAGTCGCCCGAAAGGACGAGGACGACCTCATCTACCGCACGGTGGAGGCGAAGTTCAACGCCGTGGCCGACGACGTGGCCGAGCGCAACAAGGCGGGCCAGCCCTGCCTCATCGGCACCGTGTCCATCGAGAGCTCCGAGAAGTTGTCGCGCCTGCTGGACAAGCGCGGCATCAAGCACGAGACCTTGAACGCGAAGAACCACGAGCGCGAGGCACACATCATCGCGCAGGCGGGCCGCGTGGGCGCCGTGACCATCGCCACGAACATGGCCGGCCGAGGCACCGACATCCTGTTGGGCGGCAACCCCGACGTGCTGGCCGACGACGTGCTGCGCGAGCGCGGGCTCGATCCGGACGCCGAACCTTTGACCGAGGACGGCGAGCCGAACCCGGCCCTTCCCACCGACGAGCAGCGCGCGGACGCGCTGGCCGAGGCGAAGCGCGTGTGCGCCGAGGAGCACGACCAGGTCATCGCGGCCGGCGGCCTCACCGTCATCGGCACCGAGCGCCACGAGTCGCGCCGTATCGACAATCAGCTGCGCGGCCGTGCCGGCCGTCAGGGCGACCCCGGCGTGACGCAGTTCTACCTGTCGCTCGAAGACGACCTCATGCGCCTGTTCGGCGGCAACCGCATGGACTCCATCGCCCGCATGATGGAGAAGACCGACATGCCCGAGGACATGCCCATCCAGGCCGGCATGGTGTCGAAGGCCATCGAAGGCGCCCAGCGCCAGGTGGAGAGCATGCACTTCGCCGCCCGTAAGAACGTCCTCGAGTACGACGACGTCATGAACCTGCAGCGCGTGGCCATCTACAGTGAGCGCAACGCCATCCTCGACGGCAAAGACATGGACGAGCGCATCCCCGAGATCATCGGCGACGCGGTGGAAGCCGTCGTCGCGGAGAACTGCCCGGCCAAGGTGCCCAGCGACGACTGGGATGCCAAGGCCGTGGAGCTGTGGGCCGCCAACATGACGGGTCGCGACGACTTCAGCGTGGCCGAGGTCGACCACGACGACGACCCCGCCGTGCTGTCCGAAGCGTTGGAAGCGTACTTGGAGGACGTGTTCGCGAGCAAGTCCGAGCAGCTGGGCGAGCCGGTGATGAAGATGCTGGAGGGCCAGGTCATGCTGCGCATGATCGACACGCGCTGGATGGCGCACCTCCAGGAGATGGATTATCTCAAGGCCGGTATCGGCCTGCGCGCGTTCGGCCAGCGCGACCCGCTGGTGGAGTACAAGAACGAGGCGTACAACGCGTTCCAGAACCTGACTGCGGGCATGTACGAGGATTATCTGCGCACGCTGTTGCGGCTCCAGGTGGCTGTGAAGCAGGAGCAGCCGGCGTTGGCGGAGGACAAGAGCCCGCTCGACGGAAAGGTGAGCTACTCGTCTCCCGAGCAGGCTCTCGAGCAGACGGGCGTGGGCGCCGCGCGCAAGCAGGCGGCCGCGTCGCCGAGCGGCGCCCCGGCGGCTCCGCCCAAGCCCGCGGCGGCGAAGCCCCAGACGTACACGAAGGACAAGGACGATCCCTTCGCCAACGTCGGGCGCAACGAGCCGTGCCCCTGCGGCTCGGGCCTCAAGTACAAGAAGTGTCACGGACGAGATCAATAA
- the brnA gene encoding type II toxin-antitoxin system BrnA family antitoxin, giving the protein MSNEKITSENLEELFDEGCDVTGFFDFDSAVVVEGRTETKRVNVDMPIWMVEALDKEAKRVGIGRQAVIKMWLAERLDEEARRSA; this is encoded by the coding sequence ATGAGCAACGAAAAGATAACCTCTGAGAATCTCGAAGAGCTGTTCGACGAAGGCTGCGACGTGACCGGGTTCTTCGATTTCGATTCCGCGGTGGTGGTCGAGGGGAGAACCGAGACGAAGCGCGTCAACGTCGACATGCCCATCTGGATGGTGGAGGCGCTCGACAAGGAAGCGAAGCGCGTGGGCATCGGGCGGCAGGCCGTGATCAAGATGTGGCTCGCCGAACGTCTCGACGAGGAGGCGCGCCGCAGCGCTTGA
- a CDS encoding BrnT family toxin: MDIITISLGSILTFECDPKKSVANLQKHGIDFDEAQQLWEGIYIKAPARKRGERRYAVVGVLRGVHWTAIATDRGDRIRIISVRRATEQERIRYEQRKDNL; this comes from the coding sequence ATGGATATAATTACTATATCTTTAGGTTCAATACTGACGTTCGAATGCGATCCGAAGAAGAGCGTGGCGAACCTTCAGAAGCACGGTATCGACTTCGATGAGGCGCAGCAGCTTTGGGAGGGCATCTACATCAAGGCTCCTGCGCGGAAAAGAGGAGAGCGACGATATGCGGTGGTCGGCGTCCTGCGCGGAGTCCATTGGACGGCGATCGCGACCGATAGGGGCGACCGCATTCGAATCATCTCGGTAAGGCGAGCGACGGAACAAGAGAGGATTCGCTATGAGCAACGAAAAGATAACCTCTGA
- a CDS encoding BTAD domain-containing putative transcriptional regulator, giving the protein MPEFLKKASCRGRRPLHLVPRRQIPRPNLIAKLLRERHVARFIVAPDGFGKTGLAMEYADTVFSFEHVVWLDGRSPCFLRDLDRGIIARTLLEGDPQPFLVVIDDVPLLDPERAELLSDELDLLLDRDCEVMVACMPSRDAFARHRDRIKLTAVDLLLTDEEVDLLRTPGERSSDPASTIAPACRVATFVWGSDEERAGFLSAVLGEELPADLLLPLFVMASLGKGTFEDVAAFGPFGPDQDALLAEQYPYLGIDSRSGRFEAAPFEVEALAGAFARKLGALADRSLFSDASTLVVRLGDALAMRGEHERACDFVRLLASRAPRASWLAKHGAALLEAACLVPACEVHRSLSGETAGKGALLSAHEAVRRALLGDRQAACVAARKAVRDRNAPSSVRMTGALVLAQCAEADERRRADKLVVSLLAAAGIADAAEAPREAVCAKAPEDRGWLAAGCVHAQLRKAGCPEAARVWLDWHDDGARGSFLKQSAAEVLRQAAASGAGEARSIELDRLGAFVRKEVSQASRGTLGLGDALAGIAYERACERGAIAVPALDAQAALAVRRIEMRLFSQRNACERLELERLERERVFVATHPDAYREEGRATRLPKLPSSVPALTVNLFGGLDVLMGDERVDPSLFSRQKVKTLLALLVLHNGREFSRDKLVGLLWPDSEIMHGRKNFYGIWAMLRRALTLPSGECPYLIRQQQGLRLDASLLTSDVAQLEDVCRTLLFERPGYGGWAQVYSQVNDRFSDDLLPSENGNDALASLRVDYRNRLVDALVAASTRLVAAGEAQEGLWFARAALQRDRSREDAYICLMQAQLAAGQRTAALETYFACRRFLTDELGIDPSLETMRLYRSIIETETDFE; this is encoded by the coding sequence ATGCCGGAATTCCTCAAGAAGGCGTCGTGCCGAGGCCGTCGTCCGCTGCATCTCGTCCCGCGGCGCCAGATACCTCGCCCCAACCTCATCGCTAAGCTTTTGCGCGAGCGGCACGTCGCGCGGTTCATCGTCGCGCCCGACGGCTTCGGCAAGACGGGTCTTGCGATGGAATACGCCGATACGGTGTTCTCGTTCGAGCATGTGGTCTGGCTCGACGGCCGCAGCCCGTGCTTCTTGCGCGATCTCGATCGCGGCATCATAGCGCGCACGCTTTTGGAGGGCGACCCGCAGCCGTTCCTCGTCGTCATAGACGATGTGCCGCTGCTCGATCCTGAGCGCGCCGAGCTGTTATCCGACGAGCTCGATCTGCTGCTCGACCGCGATTGCGAGGTGATGGTGGCCTGCATGCCATCGCGCGACGCCTTCGCGCGTCATCGCGACCGCATCAAGCTCACGGCCGTCGACCTGCTGCTCACCGATGAGGAAGTGGACCTGCTCCGCACACCGGGGGAGCGCTCGAGCGATCCCGCATCGACGATTGCGCCCGCGTGCCGCGTCGCCACGTTCGTATGGGGGTCGGACGAGGAGCGCGCGGGGTTCTTGTCCGCCGTGCTTGGCGAGGAGCTTCCGGCCGACCTGCTGCTGCCGCTGTTCGTGATGGCGTCGCTGGGGAAGGGGACGTTCGAGGACGTGGCGGCGTTCGGCCCGTTCGGCCCCGATCAGGACGCGCTGCTCGCCGAGCAGTACCCCTATCTCGGCATCGACTCCCGCAGCGGCCGGTTCGAGGCCGCGCCGTTCGAGGTCGAAGCCCTCGCCGGCGCGTTTGCGCGCAAGCTGGGCGCGTTGGCCGATCGGTCGTTGTTCTCCGATGCGAGCACGCTCGTCGTGCGCTTGGGCGATGCGCTCGCGATGCGCGGCGAGCACGAACGGGCCTGCGATTTCGTACGTTTGCTGGCGTCGCGCGCCCCGCGAGCGTCCTGGCTCGCGAAACACGGGGCGGCGTTGCTCGAAGCCGCTTGCCTCGTGCCGGCCTGCGAGGTGCACCGCTCCTTATCGGGCGAGACGGCGGGGAAGGGCGCTCTGCTCAGCGCCCACGAGGCGGTTCGCCGCGCGCTTTTGGGGGATCGACAAGCGGCCTGCGTTGCCGCGCGCAAGGCGGTGCGCGACAGGAACGCGCCGTCCTCCGTGCGGATGACGGGCGCGTTGGTGCTCGCGCAATGCGCGGAAGCGGACGAGCGGCGGCGCGCCGACAAGCTCGTCGTGTCGCTGCTCGCGGCCGCGGGCATCGCGGATGCGGCCGAAGCGCCCCGTGAGGCCGTCTGCGCGAAGGCGCCGGAAGATCGGGGATGGCTCGCTGCGGGATGCGTGCATGCGCAGCTGCGGAAAGCGGGCTGCCCCGAGGCTGCTCGGGTATGGCTCGATTGGCACGACGACGGCGCGCGCGGGAGCTTCCTCAAGCAGTCGGCCGCCGAAGTGCTGCGTCAAGCTGCGGCGTCGGGAGCCGGCGAGGCCCGATCGATCGAGCTCGACCGTTTGGGCGCCTTCGTGCGCAAGGAGGTGTCCCAGGCGAGCCGCGGCACGCTCGGGCTCGGCGACGCTTTGGCCGGCATCGCCTACGAGCGGGCCTGCGAGCGCGGGGCGATCGCCGTTCCCGCGCTCGACGCGCAGGCGGCCCTCGCCGTCAGGCGCATAGAGATGCGCCTGTTCTCCCAGCGCAACGCGTGCGAGCGGCTGGAGCTGGAGCGATTGGAACGCGAGCGCGTATTCGTCGCCACCCATCCCGACGCATACCGTGAAGAGGGTCGCGCGACTCGCCTGCCGAAGCTGCCGTCCTCCGTGCCCGCGCTCACCGTCAACCTGTTCGGGGGCCTCGACGTGCTGATGGGGGATGAGCGGGTGGATCCGTCGCTGTTCAGCCGCCAGAAGGTCAAGACGCTGCTCGCCCTGCTCGTGCTGCACAACGGCCGCGAGTTCTCGCGCGACAAGCTGGTGGGTCTTCTGTGGCCCGACAGCGAGATCATGCACGGGCGCAAGAACTTCTACGGCATTTGGGCGATGCTGCGCCGCGCGCTGACGCTGCCGTCGGGCGAGTGCCCCTATCTCATTCGCCAGCAGCAGGGGTTGAGACTTGACGCGAGCCTGCTGACGAGCGATGTGGCGCAGCTCGAGGACGTGTGCCGCACGCTGCTGTTCGAGCGGCCCGGATACGGCGGCTGGGCGCAGGTGTACTCGCAGGTCAACGATCGCTTCTCGGACGATCTTCTGCCCAGCGAGAACGGCAACGACGCCCTCGCGTCGCTGCGCGTGGACTACCGCAACCGCCTCGTGGACGCGCTGGTGGCCGCCTCGACGCGCCTCGTCGCTGCAGGCGAGGCCCAGGAGGGACTCTGGTTCGCCCGTGCGGCGCTCCAGCGCGACCGCTCGCGCGAAGACGCCTACATCTGCCTCATGCAGGCCCAGCTGGCCGCGGGGCAGCGTACGGCCGCTCTCGAGACCTACTTTGCCTGCCGCCGCTTCCTCACCGACGAGCTGGGTATCGACCCCTCCCTCGAAACGATGCGCCTCTATCGCAGCATCATCGAAACCGAAACCGATTTCGAGTGA
- a CDS encoding P1 family peptidase has translation MLQPATLADLPAFLCAHAEDARAGTGCTVFIAPDGATCGVDVRGGGPATRETDLLKPENMIQAVHGVVLSGGSAFGLAAATGVMDELAARGIGFPVESARVPIVVGACLFDLLVGQNAHPDAAMGRAAARAAFEREAAEPLAEGNVGAGCGASVGKLLGGERAMKAGLGICGLRLGELTACAVVAVNALGNVRSADGAWIAGCRDGEGRVMDPLEAFGVLAQQAAAHAEQEADPAAGPCANTTIGVVLTNARLTKAQATKASSTVHDAYARAIKPVHTSGDGDTVFTFASGEVEADYDTFAILATEAMQGAVVRAVEQAEGAYGLPAARDLVSC, from the coding sequence ATGCTGCAACCCGCAACGCTCGCCGATTTGCCCGCATTCCTCTGCGCGCACGCCGAGGACGCCCGCGCGGGCACCGGCTGCACCGTCTTCATAGCTCCTGACGGGGCCACCTGCGGCGTCGACGTGCGCGGCGGCGGTCCTGCCACGCGAGAGACCGATCTGCTCAAGCCCGAGAACATGATCCAGGCCGTGCACGGCGTGGTCCTGTCGGGCGGCAGCGCCTTCGGGCTGGCCGCCGCGACCGGCGTCATGGACGAGCTGGCCGCACGCGGCATCGGCTTTCCCGTGGAGAGCGCCCGCGTGCCCATCGTCGTGGGAGCCTGCCTGTTCGATCTGCTGGTCGGGCAGAACGCCCATCCCGATGCCGCCATGGGGCGCGCTGCTGCGAGGGCGGCGTTCGAGCGCGAGGCGGCGGAACCGCTGGCCGAAGGCAACGTGGGCGCCGGATGCGGCGCATCGGTGGGCAAGCTCCTCGGCGGCGAGCGCGCCATGAAAGCCGGGCTCGGAATCTGCGGATTGCGCCTGGGCGAGCTCACGGCGTGCGCCGTCGTGGCGGTGAACGCGCTCGGCAACGTGCGCAGCGCGGACGGTGCCTGGATCGCCGGCTGCCGCGACGGAGAAGGGCGCGTCATGGATCCCCTCGAGGCGTTCGGCGTCCTCGCGCAGCAGGCGGCCGCGCATGCGGAGCAGGAAGCCGACCCCGCCGCAGGTCCGTGCGCCAACACCACCATCGGCGTCGTGCTGACGAACGCGCGTCTGACGAAGGCGCAGGCGACGAAGGCTTCTTCGACCGTCCACGACGCCTACGCGCGCGCCATCAAGCCCGTGCACACTTCCGGCGACGGCGACACCGTGTTCACGTTCGCATCCGGCGAGGTGGAAGCCGACTACGATACGTTCGCCATCCTTGCCACCGAGGCCATGCAGGGAGCCGTCGTGCGTGCGGTCGAGCAGGCCGAGGGCGCCTACGGGTTGCCCGCCGCCCGCGACCTCGTCTCCTGTTAG